One Anthonomus grandis grandis chromosome 13, icAntGran1.3, whole genome shotgun sequence DNA segment encodes these proteins:
- the LOC126744167 gene encoding piggyBac transposable element-derived protein 4-like: MLRGNYQRERDAKDTDILEIQALIELLYLSGVLKSNRLNIEEIWTQNGTGVELFRLTMSQCRFRFLLDHLRFDDLVTRDERKQTDKLAAIRTVFDTVVGNVESAYTPFECLTIDKIKLEAFRGRCNFRQYIPSKPNKYGLKIFAMVDAKTFYTCNMEVYVGKQPESPFQASNSSTAVVQRLCQSIKGTCRNITVDNWFTSMELLNSLQSDFKLTLLGTVRKNKRELPPEFSNPLGRPLLSSMFAFRHNCTLVSYTPKKEKKRAGFIKYAF; this comes from the coding sequence ATGCTTAGAGGCAATTACCAACGTGAAAGAGATGCAAAAGACACGGACATATTAGAAATACAAGCACTGATTGAATTGCTTTATTTATCTGGGGTATTGAAATCTAATCGACTTAACATTGAGGAAATATGGACACAGAATGGTACTGGCGTCGAGCTTTTTCGACTAACGATGTCCCAATGTCGATTTCGATTTCTGTTGGATCATTTACGTTTTGATGATTTGGTAACTAGAGACGAACGAAAACAGACTGACAAGCTAGCCGCCATTCGGACAGTGTTTGATACAGTTGTTGGTAACGTTGAATCAGCCTATACACCTTTTGAATGCCTAACAATAGACAAGATTAAGCTAGAAGCATTTCGGGGGCGTTGCAACTTTAGGCAGTATATACCTAGCAAACCCAATAAATATGggctaaaaatatttgctatggtAGACGCCAAGACTTTCTACACCTGCAACATGGAGGTTTACGTAGGAAAGCAGCCTGAAAGTCCATTCCAAGCGAGTAATTCTTCCACTGCAGTGGTGCAGAGATTGTGCCAATCAATAAAAGGAACCTGTCGTAATATTACAGTTGACAACTGGTTTACCAGTATGGAGCTACTCAATTCCCTTCAGTCCGATTTCAAGCTAACTTTATTAGGTAcagttagaaaaaacaaaagggaATTGCCACCTGAATTTTCGAATCCTTTGGGTCGTCCACTTTTATCGTCCATGTTCGCCTTTCGTCATAACTGTACTTTAGTATCATATacaccaaaaaaagaaaaaaaacgtgCTGGTTTTATCAAGTATGCATTTTGA
- the LOC126743915 gene encoding myotubularin-related protein 9, with product MEFIEFITIPKLDGVILHSPFQEPIDGTLCITGHHLILSTRKENVQELWLLIQAIDAIEKKQQPNAQQNSGSIILKCKDLRQLQLDIPSSYDFQTVYTSIERLANLERQELLYPFFYRPMYNILEDGYTLFRPETEYSKLLASDEWRISYVNQNFSVCRSYNSVLVVPKCIDDNTLIAAASFREGGRFPLLSYRCDNGAVLMRCSQPLTSNSNKRCRSDERILNSILGPYKKGYIIDTRSPGLINHYKSKGGGTEPDGHYPQWNKIFKNLDKLVKCDGSVLEHFSKLIDACNDTSITTEKWLSRLESSHWLTHVQNVLSTACLVAQCLDKDEASVLVHGSSGLDSTLLVTSVAQVILNPDCRTVRGLQALIEREWLQAGHPFQTRHSNFCYSNGKTKGQQPTFLLFLDCIHQLHYQFPYSFEFTTQILILIFENSYFSNFGTFMGNNECERQEMKLSKTTTSFWSYLNRPDVITKFLNPMYEPNKTAIWPSIAPVSLQLWSDLYLRWIINPKYQKSAKEKMHQLIERDKDLRSKVIKMRKQLIDLQKELQSLSVENEDELDD from the exons atggaatttattgaatttataacGATACCAAAGCTGGATGGAGTAATATTGCACTCTCCTTTCCAAGAACCAATCGATGGAACCCTTTGCATTACTGgccatcatttaattttatcaactcGGAAGGAAAATGTACAGGAACTTTGG CTTTTAATACAAGCAATAGATgccatagaaaaaaaacaacaaccaAATGCCCAACAGAATAGTGGTTCAATCATATTAAAATGCAAAGATCTTCGCCAATTACAATTGGACATTCCAAGTAGCTATGATTTTCAAACTGTTTATACTTCTATAGAGCGTCTTGCCAATTTAGAAAGGCAAGAACTGCTTTATCCATTCTTCTATAGACCAATGTATAATATCTTAGAAGATGGCTATACATTATTTAGGCCAGAAACTGAATATTCTAAATTGCTTGCAAGTGATGAATGGAGAATATCATATGTAAATCAAAATTTCTCAGTTTGTAGGAGCTATAATTCGGTTTTGGTTGTCCCAAAATGTATAGATGATAATACTTTAATTGCTGCCGCTAGTTTTAGAGAAGGAGGCAGGTTTCCTTTATTAAGTTATAGATGTGATAATg gtgCTGTTCTCATGAGATGCAGTCAGCCCCTAACGAGTAACAGCAACAAAAGGTGCAGATCAGATGAACGAATCCTAAATTCCATACTTGGGCCATATAAAAAGGGATACATTATTGATACAAGAAGTCCCGGACTGATAAATCACTATAAAAGTAAAGGAGGTGGTACAGAACCAGATGGCCACTACCCTCAatggaacaaaatatttaagaacTTAGACAAGCTGGTCAAGTGTGACGGGAGTGTGCTAGAACATTTCAGCAAACTTATTGAtg CCTGTAACGACACCTCAATAACCACCGAAAAATGGCTTTCAAGGCTAGAGAGCTCCCACTGGCTAACCCACGTTCAAAACGTCCTGAGCACTGCCTGTTTAGTTGCTCAGTGTTTAGATAAAGATGAAGCATCCGTTCTAGTGCATGGCTCGTCTGGTTTAGATTCAACTTTGCTGGTGACTTCTGTGGCCCAAGTGATACTTAACCCTGATTGTCGCACAGTTAGAG gtttacaGGCCCTGATTGAACGCGAGTGGTTACAAGCAGGCCACCCATTTCAAACGAGACATTCGAACTTTTGTTACTCGAATGGTAAAACCAAAGGGCAACAACCAAcgtttttactgtttttagACTGCATTCACCAGTTACACTATCAGTTCCCCTATAGTTTCGAATTCACCACGCAAatacttattttgattttcgaGAACtcttattttagtaattttg gaaCCTTTATGGGCAACAACGAATGCGAAAGGCAGGAAATGAAGCTCTCTAAAACCACCACCAGTTTTTGGTCATATTTGAACAGGCCCGATGTGATAACGAAATTTTTAAACCCGATGTATGAACCGAACAAGACGGCCATATGGCCTAGTATTGCCCCTGTTAGTCTTCAACTGTGGAGTGACTTATATCTAAG ATGGATCATTAAtccaaaatatcaaaaaagtgCAAAAGAAAAGATGCATCAACTGATCGAGCGTGACAAGGATCTCAGAAGCAAAGTGATCAAAATGAGGAAACAATTAATTGATCTTCAAAAGGAACTACAAAGTTTGTCTGTGGAAAATGAGGATGAATTAGATGATTAA
- the LOC126743929 gene encoding cyclin-Y, whose amino-acid sequence MGNKTSCCSYSSPQASHRVIMPIEETLHEGEISVSNLQHISEREGDDGEEDPSQDPMAKTIFIERSKTAIENGMIRRRSQHQIADLRPLKKSSSCSTIYLDDSTVSQPNLKNSVKCVALAIYYHIKNRTSQREIDIFDEKLYPLSTAGVSEDYEKHNPEHRYIYKFIRTLFNAAQLTAECAIITLVYLERLLTYAELDIQPSNWKRIVLGAILLASKVWDDQAVWNVDYCQILKEMTVEDMNELERQFLELLQFNINVPSSVYAKYYFDLRTLAEANDLTFPSEPLSKERAQKLEAMSRVKEDKYTAEAIKNGLKKWSSLDNVTNGGVASRRSIAILS is encoded by the exons ATGGGAAATAAGACTAGCTGCTGCTCTTATTCTAGTCCCCAAGCTAGCCATAGGGTCATAATGCCCATTGAAGAGACCCTACATGAAGGAGAAATCAGTGTATCAAATTTACAGCATATTAGTGAACGGGAGGGAGATGATGGAGAAGAGGATCCCTCACAAGACCCGATGGCAAAAACCATTTTCATAGAAAGATCAAAAACAGCCATTGAAAATGGAATGATCAGAAGGCGTAGCCAGCACCAAATCGCTGATCTTAGACCCTTGAAAAAGAGCAGTTCGTGTTCAACTATTTATCTGGATGACAGCACAGTATCTCagcctaatttaaaaaattcagttaAATGTGTTGCTTTAGCTATATATTATCATATAAAAAATCGGACATCTCAGAGGGAAATTGATATATTTGATGAAAAGTTATATCCGTTGTCCACAGCAGGTGTGAGTGAAGATTATGAAAAGCACAATCCAGAACAtagatatatttataaatttattaggaCTTTGTTTAATGCTGCTCAACTTACTGCTGAATGTGCCATTATAACTTTAGTGTATTTAGAAAGGTTGTTGACCTATGCCGAGTTAGATATCCAACCATCAAATTGGAAAAGAATTGTTTTAG gtGCTATTTTATTAGCCTCAAAAGTATGGGACGACCAAGCAGTCTGGAACGTAGACTACTGCCAGATCCTCAAAGAGATGACAGTAGAAGACATGAACGAGCTCGAACGTCAGTTCTTGGAACTGTTACAGTTTAACATTAACGTGCCGTCAAGCGTGTACGCAAAGTATTACTTCGACCTACGCACCTTGGCCGAGGCTAACGATCTGACATTCCCTAGTGAACCTCTTAGTAAGGAGAGGGCGCAAAAACTGGAAGCGATGTCCCGGGTAAAGGAGGACAAATACACCGCCGAAGCGATCAAGAACGGCTTGAAAAAGTGGTCGAGTTTGGACAATGTTACGAACGGTGGCGTCGCCTCGCGTAGAAGTATTGCAATATTATCATGA